A region from the Algoriphagus machipongonensis genome encodes:
- a CDS encoding endonuclease/exonuclease/phosphatase family protein has product MIKSIFTIEIEMNSVSKHLFLLLFFFSSITIALAQKDTNTITVLTYNIYHGEDPANRGTSNLDEIAALILQYSPDVVAMQEVDSMTTRTAGVYGKKVDLVQELAKLTGYSGYFAKAMDYAEGGYGEGLLVKGEAIFSTQNLPIPHGGEPRAAAWAEFKLSNDKKIAIAGTHFCHEFEENRIAQVKEISKVAGQSNLPVIWAGDLNLRPDSEAYRSIIGTWKDAGSDPTPYSPTFGSLKDGPRIDYVWFDPSKFTLESYQVLDVPFSDHYPVLVTLKFK; this is encoded by the coding sequence ATGATAAAATCAATTTTCACTATAGAAATAGAAATGAATTCAGTTTCAAAGCACCTATTCTTGTTACTTTTCTTTTTTAGTAGCATCACAATAGCACTAGCCCAAAAGGATACAAATACAATTACCGTTTTGACCTACAACATTTACCATGGGGAAGATCCAGCAAATAGAGGCACTAGTAATCTGGATGAAATTGCTGCTTTAATCCTTCAATATTCTCCTGATGTAGTAGCCATGCAAGAAGTAGATAGCATGACCACTCGTACTGCTGGAGTTTATGGTAAAAAAGTAGATTTGGTTCAGGAATTGGCTAAATTGACTGGATACTCAGGGTATTTTGCAAAAGCAATGGACTATGCAGAAGGAGGATATGGAGAAGGCTTATTAGTCAAAGGAGAAGCTATTTTCAGCACTCAAAACCTTCCTATCCCTCATGGTGGAGAGCCTAGAGCTGCGGCTTGGGCAGAATTTAAATTGTCGAATGACAAGAAGATTGCTATTGCTGGAACCCATTTCTGTCATGAATTTGAAGAAAATAGAATAGCCCAAGTCAAAGAAATAAGTAAAGTAGCAGGCCAATCGAATTTGCCTGTTATTTGGGCTGGAGACCTGAACCTAAGACCTGACTCTGAAGCTTACCGAAGTATAATCGGAACATGGAAAGACGCAGGTTCAGACCCAACACCCTATTCGCCGACTTTTGGATCTTTAAAAGATGGCCCTCGAATCGATTATGTTTGGTTTGACCCTAGTAAATTCACGCTAGAAAGCTATCAGGTTCTTGATGTCCCATTTTCTGATCATTACCCCGTTTTAGTCACTTTAAAATTTAAATAA
- a CDS encoding 3-keto-disaccharide hydrolase, with amino-acid sequence MKNLTLLVLCSLVLFACSSGSESSNEEVTPKLEWRELFNGNDLENWVVKISKHEVNENFGNTFRVADGMMQVRYDEYDEFDRQYGHIFYDEAFSNYVLQVQYRFVGEQANGGEGWAWRNSGAMLHGQDPRTMLKDQDFPISVEAQFLGGNGTDERSTCNLCTPGTNVVLADTLFTPHCINSSSKTYAGDQWVTANFVVLGDSAIHHMVGLDTVFSYNKPQIGGGNVNPSDPAVKIDGKLLKEGFISLQSESHPIDFRKVSIVEIDDLIGQDEKLNEAVITLLSDSK; translated from the coding sequence ATGAAAAATCTAACCCTCCTTGTTTTATGTAGCCTTGTACTTTTCGCCTGTAGCTCAGGCTCAGAAAGCTCCAATGAAGAAGTAACTCCAAAATTAGAATGGAGAGAGCTTTTCAATGGAAATGATCTAGAAAACTGGGTAGTCAAAATCAGCAAACATGAGGTAAATGAGAATTTCGGCAATACTTTCAGAGTGGCAGATGGTATGATGCAGGTTAGGTATGACGAGTATGATGAGTTTGATCGTCAATACGGCCACATCTTTTATGATGAAGCATTTTCTAACTATGTTTTACAGGTCCAATACCGTTTTGTAGGTGAGCAAGCCAACGGAGGTGAAGGATGGGCTTGGAGAAACAGTGGAGCCATGCTACATGGCCAGGATCCAAGAACAATGTTGAAAGACCAGGATTTCCCAATTTCTGTGGAAGCACAATTTTTGGGTGGAAATGGAACTGATGAAAGAAGTACTTGCAACTTATGTACACCTGGAACGAATGTAGTTTTAGCAGACACGCTTTTCACCCCTCATTGTATAAACTCTTCTTCTAAAACATATGCTGGAGATCAATGGGTAACAGCTAATTTTGTTGTCTTAGGTGATTCTGCCATTCACCACATGGTGGGCTTAGACACAGTCTTCAGTTACAATAAACCTCAGATTGGTGGCGGTAATGTCAACCCTTCTGATCCTGCAGTCAAAATTGATGGTAAACTTCTGAAAGAAGGTTTTATTTCTCTTCAAAGTGAGAGCCACCCAATTGATTTTAGAAAAGTATCTATTGTAGAAATAGATGATCTAATAGGGCAAGACGAAAAATTGAATGAGGCTGTAATAACACTTCTTTCTGATTCAAAATAA